The following are encoded together in the Ralstonia insidiosa genome:
- a CDS encoding type II toxin-antitoxin system RelE/ParE family toxin, producing the protein MARKPRLSVKLTENFEHNLEAIEAFWIEREFPEGYDRLLDELTETVVPNLEQFPTMGPPLLSRTATSVEALTKQGQLKRQLARVADGELREYVLQEYLVLYAHLGETIYLLSIRHHRQLSFDFAHLWPGQH; encoded by the coding sequence ATGGCGCGCAAACCACGCTTATCCGTCAAGTTGACGGAGAACTTCGAACACAACCTCGAAGCCATCGAAGCGTTCTGGATCGAACGCGAATTTCCCGAAGGCTACGACCGCCTGCTCGATGAATTGACGGAGACCGTTGTTCCCAATCTGGAGCAATTTCCGACGATGGGGCCACCGCTGCTATCGAGGACGGCGACATCGGTCGAGGCGCTTACAAAGCAGGGCCAACTGAAACGTCAACTGGCACGCGTTGCCGACGGCGAACTGCGCGAGTACGTCCTTCAGGAGTACCTCGTCTTGTACGCCCATCTCGGTGAAACGATCTATCTGCTGTCGATCCGGCACCACCGACAACTGTCCTTCGACTTTGCGCACCTGTGGCCCGGACAGCACTAA
- a CDS encoding type II toxin-antitoxin system Phd/YefM family antitoxin, whose translation MAFSARDVIPLSQARANLSELAEQVKAGAEKIVTKNGESYIALIDAQRLDYYHQLERARIHLLLLDDAAKGLADVEAGRVKDARQALGALKRRRGSKA comes from the coding sequence ATGGCTTTTTCAGCACGCGACGTGATTCCGCTATCCCAAGCGCGCGCCAACCTGTCAGAGTTGGCCGAGCAGGTTAAAGCTGGCGCAGAGAAGATCGTCACCAAAAACGGCGAGAGCTATATAGCCCTGATCGACGCGCAACGGCTCGACTACTACCACCAGCTTGAACGCGCACGGATTCATCTGCTGCTGCTGGACGATGCCGCTAAGGGGTTGGCTGATGTGGAGGCCGGGCGCGTCAAGGATGCCCGACAAGCACTCGGCGCGTTGAAGCGCCGGCGTGGCAGCAAGGCATAG